Genomic DNA from Perognathus longimembris pacificus isolate PPM17 chromosome 6, ASM2315922v1, whole genome shotgun sequence:
ccgggcgggaggcgcgcggccccgccccctcacctTCGCACTTGCTGGGCAGCCGTACCCAGTCGGTCTCCTCGGCGCGGGCCTGGCTCGGGCCCAGCTCTGAGGCTGGCAGTGACAGCAGCAGCACGGGGAGAAGCAGGAGACGGCGGGGCGAGGGCTTCGGCCACGACTCCATGGCCAGCCGGACCCGAACCCGACGGACCGGGAGGCGCTTCCTGCAGCGGCGCGCAGGCAGCAGCTTCCCCTAGCCGCTTCCGGGAATGCGCACGTGCCTCGGCGTAACCACGGCAACAGCGAGCCCCTggcccgccccctccgccccccagaGGCAGCCAATGAGCTTTCACCGGGCTTGCCTTCCAGCGAATGGGAAGATGAGCTGTTCTTGGCCTCGACCAATAAGAGAACAGATGGTGTCTTCAGCGACCTATGGCGctgtctctctcctcccaccttctAACGGAGGCTCTGAGAAAAGCTGGCGGtcaggatctgaggatggaacccagcgCCCTAAGGAACGCTGGCTCTGAAAGAGAGGGAGCCCTTCTGCTGCCTCCTCCCACGTTCTGTCCTGCGGTCTTAAAGCTGCAAACCCTTACTGAACGCCTGCTTTaagtgtgcgtgagtgtgtgtgtgtgtgtggtttgaactcaatgcctgggcactgcccctgagcttttttgcccaaggctggttaatctaccacttgagctacccctcCCCTTtcaaatttttggtggttaattggagataagagcctcacagattggtctgcctgggctgccctcagatctcagcctcctgagtagctaggattacaggtgtgagccaccggaacCTGAGTGTGGTTGGGTATTTTTGCTGCTTTATGAAGACTTCAAAGGTGTGAGGGCATTTTCTGACATTAGCCGAAAACAGTTGTGTTGATAACAAGACAGTTTTGCAAGGCCGTGGCATTGGAATCACACAGCACACGGGATCGGGACTTCTAAGATGCTTTGCTCTCTCTTGGCTCCATAAAACTTAGAGAAGTTTGGAGCCTGGCCATGGCCCTTGATTTATCTAGGGCTAGAAGTCCTCCTGGGAGATGATATTAAGCCAGACACAGTAAGGTTAGAGAGGTTGGGGCAGGGCAGgtttggggaagaaagaagagaggggttTGAAACTGAGAGAAGTTTTGCTTTGGAATGGCTAAGGAGCCACTGAGAGGACACTTGTGGAGATTAGTTTCGAGTGATACACGGGCTCAACATCTGGGCTGAGAGCTGGGAAGGGACAATGGGGTGACAGCTGAAGCCCTCTCCTCAGACTGTGTGTCCGGAGGATGGTGGGTGGCTTCACCCCCAGAAGTTGTGGTCTTTTTTACACCTTGCTCCTCGAAAAATCCTCCAAGGAGGCAGGGACCTTGTTGGCTGCTGATAGACAAGGAGTAGAGGAGACGCCGAGGGTCTTCACGGGACAGAATCTAAGGGCGCCCAAGGCTGGGTGTCACTGACAGCATCTCTAAGGCAGATTCTCCACCCCCACCttggggagaggaagagattCAGTCAAGTGTCGGGGTGCCCTGGGGACATCTGGATTCACATGACAGATCCTCAGGGTAAATGCTGGAGAGGgaccccctccccgccaccccaggGAAAGCTAGCGTTCCTGCTATCACTGGGGACATATGGGTCCTATTTCAGTGTGCCAGTGTGGAACCTCAGCAAGGCTCTGCCGGTGGCTcgcacccataatcctagctaactcaggaggctgagatctgaggatcatggtttgaagccagcccctgcagaaaagtccataagactatctccaataagttactcagaaaaagccagaagtagcactgtggttcaaacggtggagtgctagctttgaacacaaaagctcagggacagcactcaggcctggagttcaagtgcTGGGAtcggcaaaaagcaaaacaaaaccaaccaaccaaccaaggtGGGAATCTCATGTTGTATTGGGGCAAGAATCTTCTTTAGGAAACAAAGGAAAACCCAAAAGGCCAAACTTCTTTCATACCTGGCTTCTAGTTGATGCTGAATATCTGTGAAATGAATAATGACCCCTAATTGACTAATAACATGTACATTTGGAACTACCTTCTCAGGCTCAGCACTGGACATGATCTTGTTCCCTGGGAATCCTGGCCCTGTTCATTTCAGTCGAGTCTGTACAAGACTCCCTCGGGCCCTGGGCTCCTTTCCCTGTCATCTCACAGAGCTTGGGCCaggggaagaaaacacagggactTTTCCTGGTTTATGAATatagggaagggagacagagagcgAGTTTCCTTCCCAAAACCCCAGCCCCATGCTGCAAGTGCCAGGTTCTCATTCTTAGGAAGCCTCTTCTTCAACGGAGCCCGCCCAGATTTCTGCTTTGTCTAACTAACTAAACTGGCCAACCCTTGTacccccatgtggttactgtatatgattttggtacactggatattgtatatatgcctacctgaactagagaagggaaagaaaaatgagggagggtataacaaatataacaagaaatatactcactaccttattatgtaactgtaccccctctgtacatcaccttgtcaataaaatgtaaaaaaataaactggccAACCCTACCCCTACTTGGTGAAGAAGGAAATTAAGATATTTTTtcagctggcaccagtggctcacgcctataatcctagctacttaggaggctgaaatccgaggatcttggttcaaaagccagccctggcccgaaaggccgtgagactcttatctccaatgaaccaccagaaaaccggaagcactgtggctcaaagtggtagagagctagacttgagctgaagagcccagggacagcgctcagacttGCCCCACGACCgacaccccccctcccaaaaaaaagagacatttttcatttgctttcatcATAAAAACTCTTCTTTAATTGGACTCAGATACCTGCAGCTAAAATGTCCCTGAAGGATCTGAAGGTCCCagtgtccctcccctccctcctgctcccctcGAAGCCTCTCAGTctgaggagggaggcagagcccAGCCCGGGAAGAGGAAGATGCAAAGAACACACCCAGCTCTGAGAGAGGAACACTGAAgttggggatggatggatggatggatggatggagagtaCTTGGCCAGCTGGGAGAGCAGAGAAcatctcctccccactccccgggCTCCGGGCCACCCCTGGGGCTCAGCGTGGGCCTGGGGGGAGCTCAGGGCGCTGGGTCCTTCGGTCCCTGAGGCCAGGGGAGATGAGTGGTCTTGGCGGGGCATGAGTGCGGGCGGCGGGGCAGGAGCAGGATGTGGCAGGTCAGCAGCACATCTGTGAGCAGCAGCTTGCAAAGCAGCAGCCTCACGGCCCCCAGGTGCAGGGCGTGGCTTTGTGTCCCTGCCCAGAGAGGAGCCAGTGAGGAGCCCCAGAAACCTCCAGCGCAGCCCTCAGCCCCCCACAGGGCCGAGAGGGGACTGTCCTCGGGAAAAGCCCTCCCTGGCCCTGAACCTTGCTCTTACTTCATAATCCTCATTTTGTTGTCTTTCACCACaagatctggggtgggggggggggggagagcgggggacggTGCTGGCAGAAATTGCCAATGGATGCGGGAAGCCAGctcaaaataatatgttttatttttatttttagagacaGAGTCTGGCTGTGctgctggctggcctcaaacactccatcctcctacctcagccttttcagtgctaggattaaaggtgtgtggCACACTGCCTGACTACAAAAGTCTTTCAGTGTTCAAGAAGGAaatccaagccaggcactggtggctcacgcctgtcatcctagctgctcaggaggctgagatctgaggatcgcgagcacagttcaaagccagcccgccaactaaccactagaaaactggaagtaacactctggctcaaaatggtagggtgccagccttgagctggggACAGCTCcccaactctgagttcaagccctatgacccacAGTCAATCAATCAAGCAAACCAAGGCTGTTTCCAACACCCCTGAGGGCCTCCCTTTTCTGCAGGCCTGGCTCACCTGCCCTGCCCCAGGGGCCTCCTGGTCCTTCCGCCAGCTCTCACCTGTGCTTCTCAGCTGACGTCCAGAATCACACTGGGGTCAGAATATCCGCCCTCATCTTATCCCAGGCTAGCAAGGCAGCCTTTCCTCACTACTAGCACCCCCAACCCTGCCCTGGTGGGACTCAGAGGATCTGAGCTAAATGCCCCAGGTCCTGGTCCCCAGCCTCTTTTTCCCAGCATGCCCCAGGCACTCACCCCTGAGATCATCCTGGAAGCAAGTCCTGGCTGGGGAAGCTTCTCCTGCAAGCCAAGGAGAAGAGTGTGAGTTCTTGAGGATTGGTGTGTGCCCTTGGGTGCAGGGTCAGGTGCtacacctctcccccccccccagcctatcCCCGCCCTAACATGGGGCAGCTTTCAGGGTGGATAGACACATGCCAGCAGCGGAAACCCTGAGCCCCAAGCCGCCAATCCTGAGGGTGcggcccctcccttctcctctcttggACTTAGCTCAGGGAGACAATGTGCCACAGTTGGCCCCATCCTGCAGGAACCAATTCTCTGGTAGCTTTCCTTGGAAGGCAGGGTGACTATTCAATTATATCCTCCTCCGGGAGGTGACGGAAGGAATTCTGGGAGTGTGACCATGTGACTTAGCCTCTAGCAGCCCGCCAGATGGCTATTTCAGAAATCTAAAGCGTTTAGGACAATGCCTGGCACCCAGTAAGGAATAGGTGCTTATTTAATTCTTGTTGGGCCCGTACAGGGTGTGTTTATAGATTATATGTGTACATTGTATATGGATATGGATAAAAACATAATGCAAATAACCAGTCCTAGGAGAGAGGAAGTATCATCACCTCTGGCAGTCATGAAGAAGagcctggattttctttttttctttttagccggtcctgggccttggactcagggcctgagcactgtccctggcttctttttgctcaaggccagcactctgccacttgagccacagcgccacttctggccattttctgtatgtgtggtgctggggaattgaacccagggcctcatgtatacaatgcaagcactcttgccactaggccatatccccagccctctttctttcgttcttcctcccttcctttcctttttgttagtactagtactggaacttgaactcagggccttgcactcttgcctgACGTTCTGCTCAAGGGccggcgctctacctcttgagcctcacctccacgtCTGCcattttgctggtaaactggagatgaGGCTCCGGGGTTTGTCAGCCCAGGCTGGCGACCCTCGGATCCCGGCCTCCTCAGGAGCCAGGACGCGCAGGTGTGAGACAgccggagggcgggagggaggggacggCAGAGCTGGGGATCCCCGTgaccctgtcccccctccccgcccgtcgCGGTGGGTTCAGGGGCGCGCGGAGCGGGGTGCGCCCGGGGCTCCATCCTCACCGGGCAGCGGCCGGGGCAGCGTCCGCAGGGCGCCCGCGTGGCAGGCCAGGGGCTCCCAGGCCGCCAGCTCCTCGGAGGACAGGGAGAGCCGGGCCCAGCTGCTCCAGGTGCCgtcggcggcgggcgcggggccgtaGGTGAAGGCGTCCAGCGCGCTGCCGTTGCCCGTGGAGAACCAGATGGGGCTGTGGCGGCCGGGGGGGGCGGCGTCCAGGACCAGGCAGATCACCAGCGTCCGCGGCGCCCCGCTCACCTGCagcgcccggggcggggccggcggggggaggggcggggcgcccaCGCCTGTGGGGGGGGTccccgtgggggcgggggggcagagtcaatgtcccaccaccaccaccaccaccacccccacccaccaccacccccacccccacccccaccaccacccacgaccacccccacccccccccaccccccacccccccaccccccacccccccaccccccaaccccccacccccccactcccccacccccccccacccccccaccccccaccacccggTCCTTCACCAGTTCCATCCCCTGACCTTTCCACCCAAGCCCGAAGCTCCGTGACCTAAGCGGTGtggctggttaattaaagagtcaaacagaccttcctgccctggttggatcctaaccaccatcctcagatcgcagcctcctgagtagctgggattacccaGCCTCCATCTGTTCAACCTTCCGTCCagctctgtccatccatccacccacccacccacccacccatccgtccgtccatctgtcacTCTGTCTACCCATCTATCATACCTAAGCAACTTTCTATGCTATGTACGGGGAACACGGGATCCAGTAAGACATTGTCCCTACCCTCAAGGAACTCAGCCCCATGGGAAAGATAGCAGAAACATGAACCAATACTTATAATACCAAGTTGTGCCAGCCTAAGGAGGCTGGTTATCtctgaggaggaaggaaagaaaacaggatcTGGATTGAAATCAAAGAGGGCTTCAAATATACCTGtaacttttgtttctttggaaaaaaaaatctggttgaAATCTGGTGAAATATTTTCTGGGCTTGGTGACTTGTgcggtgcctgtaatcctagctactcaggaggctacaaaCTGGggaatgttcaaagccagccttgggagaACACTCCAGcgtgtgaaacttttttttttttttgtttggccagtcctgggccttggactcaaggcctgagcactgtccctggcttcttcccgctcaaggctagcactctgccacctgagccacagcgccccttctggccgttttccatatatgtggtgctggggaatcgaactgagagcttcatgtgtaggaggcaagcgctcttgccactaggctatatccccagccctatagctTTGTTTTTAAACAGCTTTCTGTAAGTATAAGACACAttatcagctgggtgctggtggcacacacctataatcctagctactctggaggctgagatctgaggatcatgggttgaaaccaacctgggcaataagtctgtgagactctttttttccttttccttttttttttttttttgccagtcctggggcatgaactcagggcctgggcactgccctgagcctttctgtgctctaggctagcactctatcacttgagccacagcgccacttccagttttctggtggttaactgaagataagagtctcatggactttcctgcctgggctggctttgaactgtaatcttcagatctcagcctcctaagtagctaggatgacaggcaagagccaccagcactggctcactgtgagattcttatctccaatgaactactcagaaaaagccagaagtggcgctgtggctcaagtggagaatgctagccttgagtaaaagaagctcagggacagtgctcaggccctgagttcaagccccaggactggcaaaaagaaagccatACAAATACTCTACACATGGTCCTGATCTCCAATCTCTTTAGTAATCATggtttatttaatatatatgccAAGATATTTTTTGAATAGCTGGTTTTTTTCCCCATATAAATAAAACCGTACATGCTAACCTACAAACAAATTCACATGGTTTAAGTGTAGCCAagccaaagaaacatttaagagaATGTTGAGGAGGGCTGGGTTGCGAGGCACTTTAGAATTCATGGAGGCCAAGTAACTGACTTAGGGACACACGGATGGTGTGACTAGATCTGGACTAGTCATCTAGTCAGGATTTGAACTCGAGACTCAGGGACTCCAAATCCCATAGGCGTCCTTGCCTTGAAGAATGTCTATGGTTTTGACACGTGATGGCCTAAGACAGAATTGGGGTTCACCTCTGATTCACTCCCTTAATTTACCAAGTCTCCTTCCTCTACCAATATACCAGAGTTAATACTGCCAGCTCAATAAAGTTGATGGGCAGAGTTTCGATCATAAAGTTTAAGTGCTCTGTGGAGAAGTTTTATTATAATTGACACTAATATTACTAAGGCATCACAAACAAAAGGAATGGAAAACATGGGGTGAGCCCCTGACCTTCAATCCCAATTGTgcagataaaataataaaacaatgccaAACGCTGGTGGCCTGTAGTCCCAGcgacttggaaggctgaggcccgAAGATTGCAGtgtaaagccagtccaggcaagaaagcctgggagactcttatctctaatcaactatgaaaaagctggaagtggcgctgtggctcacgtggtagagtgccagccttgagcacaaaagctcagagacagagcccaggtcctgagttcaagccccagggtgggcacgtgtgcgtgcgcacacacacacacaattccgaAAGTTGAGTTCGACTTCCACCTCCTCCATGAAGCCTCCAGGATTGTCCCTCTTCACCCAGCCCCACACTTCATCCTGCAATCTCCGCGTCCGGGGTCCCATCCACTTGACTCTTATTTCTTCCCGCCTCCTCAGTGCCAGGGCAGGACTTGGGGTCCAGAGGCACGCAGGGCCCCTGCTGAGAGCCCTCTCAGACCCCGAGAGGGGGGAACCAGATCCCTGCATCCCATCCAGGCTTAGGGAGGCCGGGGGCAGAGGAGGACGCTCACCTGTGGGCAGGGCTGGACACCCGAGgggcaggaggagcagcagcCAGGGCTGAGCCATGGCGCCCTGGAGCAGGGCAGGAGCCAGCGGCAGACAGAAGGTGTGGGCTTGGGGAAGAggcgcccacaggaccgcctccaggcCACGGGCCCAGCTGCACCCCAGCCGTTTCTCCACAAGGCCGATCCTGTCCCAGGAGCCGGGAAACCCAGGTGCCACTCCCACCCCACGGGCCCTCCCCAGGGTGGAGagccctccccagcccagcccgcgcccccccacccctccccagcccagcccgcgcccccccacccctcccctggccccaACTAGAGGGCAACTGCCGCCCACAGGACCAGTGCCACGCTGGTGGACAGGGCTCCTCACCCACAGGACTTTGTGGGATCCCCAGCCACTGGCATTCCTAGTCACGGCGGAGGGAACCAAGCCTCAGAGAGACTGAGTGAGCCGCCCAAGGACACACAGCTGGCAGGTGACGGGCCTGCGTGTGGGTTGTTTCCAGATGGCTGGCCTCATAAGTAAAAACACAtccagaaaagtgtgtgtgtgtgtgtgtgtactggggcttgaactcagggataagGTGCTCTCACTTAGCCTTTTCACATGAgcctggtgctctgtcacttaagccacaactccagttccagcatctttttattttttcctttttccagtcctggggcttgaactcagggcctgagcaccgtccctgccttctttttgctcacggctagcactctgccacttgagccacagaggtaAAGGTTAAAGATTGTGCATTGCATATTTACATTAGTAGACTTTAGGCAGCACCTTTCAAAGGATGGTCAGGGACATGGAATATAGATTTAATTTAGTTCAGAGCCTCACAATCCCGACAAGATCATTTACAAGTTATTTTCAGCCAATGACTTCCCTAGCCCTCAATTTCCTCGCCTGTAATGGAGATGGTGGGAACTCTTTGATGTTTACCCCAGGAGTTCCTGAGAGGCATTAACGCAGTTCCTTCTACCAAGGGAAAAGCTCAGTGCCGAGCTCTCGGGTCTCCCGGCCTGTGCACTGTCACAGTGACATCCAGTCTTCACACTGCGGGCTGCACCCAGGCCTTGGGCATGTGGGAAAGAGCTACACCCCAAGTCCTGGCATGCATATCTGAATACAAAATGCTATGAAACTCCCAGCTCTGCAAGGCTCTTGATTTATCCATATTTACTGctgtttcttcccttttttaaaaaaaattttttttttttttggccagtcctgggccttggactcagggcctaagcactgtccctggcttcttcccgctcaaggctagcactctgccacttgagccacagcgccgcttctggccgttttctgtatatgtggtgctgaggaatcgaacctagggcctcgtgtatccgaggcaggcactcttgccactaggctatatccccagcccctaaaaaaaatttttgttgttgttggttgtggggcttgaactcagggcctgggcactgaccctgagcacttttgctcaaggcctagtgctctagctttttttttttggccagtcctaggctgtgaactcagggcctgagcactgtccctggcttcttttttgctcaaggctagcactctaccacttgagccacagcgccacttctggccattttctgtatatgtggtgctgaggaatcgaacccagggcctcatgtatacgaggcaagcactcttgccactaggccatatccccagcccagtgctctagctttttgagtcacagcaccacttccagtttcctggtggttaatcagagataagagtctcacagactttcctgcttgggctggatttgaaccacagtcctcagatctcagcctcctgagtggctaggactacgggcgtgagccaccagcacagggctGGCTGGGTTGTGTTGTATGAACCAAAGTGACAACCCATTTTGGGATCTTCTCCTCACGCTCTACCCTCTTTTAAGCTGAGGGGCctttctagctcttgagccacaaccaGCCCTGCTCACTGGTCTAAAATCGGACGGAGCCTCGTCCCTGGTCTTTCTGTGCAGTTTGGTTTCCTCTTACCCATCCCTGTGTGAAACCAACTGGGACTTATTCGTGGTGCC
This window encodes:
- the Ptcra gene encoding pre T-cell antigen receptor alpha, which produces MAQPWLLLLLPLGCPALPTEITSLLRLAQLGVGAPPLPPPAPPRALQVSGAPRTLVICLVLDAAPPGRHSPIWFSTGNGSALDAFTYGPAPAADGTWSSWARLSLSSEELAAWEPLACHAGALRTLPRPLPGHTPILKNSHSSPWLAGEASPARTCFQDDLRGTQSHALHLGAVRLLLCKLLLTDVLLTCHILLLPRRPHSCPAKTTHLPWPQGPKDPAP